In the genome of Paenibacillus sp. GP183, the window ATGACAGGCATCGACTCATGATAGTCGCTGATGAGTCGGTTTGCCCTCGTCGTAAGCAGGGTGAACGTGCGAAATTCGCTGCCTCGCGGGTTTCTCCAGACGTCATAGAGACCGGCCAGCCCGAAGATCCGCTGTTCGCGAAGAGCAAAACGAATCGTGCGCGTTTTCTTTTTTTCCGCTTTTGCCGCAAAAAAGCTGTCGCATGGAATGACACAGCGGTTTCTGACGAACATTTTCCGATAAGCTTCTTTCTCATGAATGGTTTCGCTTCGGGCATTGATGGCATCCTTCGCCCAGTGTGGGAAAATACCCCAGGTATACTGCACCAGACTTCTTTCATCGCCATCGGATACGATGACGGATCCATTCTGATTCGGTTCAACACTGGCTTGAGGTTGGTAATTAAACAGGACATGTTTAAGTTGAAATTGATCCTTCAGCTCGGCCAAATCCGTTGAAAGGGATATCTGTTTATACATAGGGATCACCTCTTTTTCCCTTCAGTATCCTCTCTATTCTTGAAAAATATTCTAAAATCCATTCAATATTTCTCATATTTGATGTAAAGTGATAAAATAAGGTTATCATTAAAGGATCGGATTAAAACTAATTGGCTCAACGTGATGCATCAAGGGGGAAATTTGGTGGAATTTTCTTGGAAACGCAATCTGATTACACTTTGGATCGGTGTTTTTTTCTGCGGGATGGCTTATACGATTTCTATTCCTTTTTTACCGATTTTTTTGCATAATGACCTCGGTATCAACAACGGATTGGAAGCATGGTCGGGGATCACATTTGGGATTACTTTTTTGGCAAGCGCGTTAATCTCTCCGTTTTGGGGTTCGCTTGCAGATAAGTATGGCCGTAAGCCGATGCTGATTCGCTCGGGATTTAGCTTGAGCGTGCTCTATTTTGTGAGTTTTTTCGTTCATGATCCTTACGTGTTTTTGTTCGTGCGCATTCTTCAAGGACTCCTGGCCGGTTATGTTCCGGCATCCATTGCATTGATAGCCACGAACACCCCGGAAAAGCAAGTGGGATATGCACTGGGTGTCATGTCTACGGCTAGTGCTGCCGGCAGCGTTATCGGCCCTTTGATCGGCGGCTTTGTGAGCCATTTGGCAGGGAACCGGGAAGCCTTTTTGGTTTCCGGCTTTGTGGTGTTGATCGCTGCGTTTATCGGCTTGTTTGGAGCCAAAGAAAAGAATTTCAATCGTGCTGCAGTTCGATCAGGCGTCCTGGATGATTTGAAATCCGCTGCGCACAATAGGCCATTCATGATTCTTCTTGTCATCACTATGTTGGTTGCGACATCCGTGATGATTTTGGAACCACTGA includes:
- a CDS encoding SOS response-associated peptidase; the protein is MYKQISLSTDLAELKDQFQLKHVLFNYQPQASVEPNQNGSVIVSDGDERSLVQYTWGIFPHWAKDAINARSETIHEKEAYRKMFVRNRCVIPCDSFFAAKAEKKKTRTIRFALREQRIFGLAGLYDVWRNPRGSEFRTFTLLTTRANRLISDYHESMPVILDDYSLDKWLDPTIHNKEVLASLLHSFDPQLMTAELLPYQDPRRKKQLAEPAEDLQLQYALIKK
- a CDS encoding MFS transporter; this encodes MEFSWKRNLITLWIGVFFCGMAYTISIPFLPIFLHNDLGINNGLEAWSGITFGITFLASALISPFWGSLADKYGRKPMLIRSGFSLSVLYFVSFFVHDPYVFLFVRILQGLLAGYVPASIALIATNTPEKQVGYALGVMSTASAAGSVIGPLIGGFVSHLAGNREAFLVSGFVVLIAAFIGLFGAKEKNFNRAAVRSGVLDDLKSAAHNRPFMILLVITMLVATSVMILEPLITIYVLQLGGSRSNATLNSGIIFSAVGIATVIAAPLWGKLGQKIRYSKTLYIGLLGGGIGSLLQLVTPHLLGFGIMRFSYGLFFAAVYPALSALIVKYTEPSFRGRAFSLNQSATQLGTMGGPIIGGFLGGWIGIPLVFVINGLMLVGLAFIYKLRGPQEVVVQQEEKLST